One segment of Clostridiales bacterium DNA contains the following:
- a CDS encoding diguanylate cyclase — MTKSGPLDRHASGAPVTAALLGVGVLVAAHIAVPFDVAYGSAWSRFELVLYTIAQALAVVGAGIAALRVVSDRLFWSLLTLACTFVLVYDLPWTFTVWQGNPPPTDGTTASLFLVILPATLFLILIATMTRMDELAWPARLKFIVGGLIVLTAVFVAYLVMFVRPLFSAWESAEVTHVLRLSLHGSIGVGMLLGTAATVMWLNVSAWRPWEKLFVAAFTVYGSTLALTPIYNVVVRLAPSPYSQLHETLLMVGPGLVFAAAVARLGDGRDHAPLIRYGPTGYGRVWIATVFACGAIAVAGFLALAAVLAPSGSFDEALYASAATIMLVLLGAWLIMCGYEVAGIMRAVTVDRVSGAHSVAHFHETLARELDLSHRHGAPLSVLFVDIDGFHRYVETSGAECGERLLRQVAEAIREVIGSLDRVCRLEDDLFACVFPGIERRGGHRIAESIRAAVREESAMTVSVGVAVFPEHGFATAELVDACASALRWAKVHGKDRVEFFSEDQRKTVVPSSEAAVPEGHAHVASVRSLAAAVDSRHLDTRYHSQGVADLAVLVARDLGLDDERVRLIEQAALMHDIGKIGLPDAILGKPGRLTAEEYARVQEHPVLGERIVASTALAHVAPWIRSHHERWDGTGYPDGLSGGAIPLESRIISACDAYDVITSPRAYRARLSADAAVQEIDLGMGTQFDPVVGEALIAVVRRAVHPPEPRGRHAFPAA, encoded by the coding sequence GTGACGAAGTCTGGGCCGCTTGACCGGCACGCGTCGGGAGCGCCTGTCACGGCTGCCTTGCTCGGCGTGGGGGTACTCGTAGCCGCTCACATCGCTGTTCCTTTCGACGTTGCGTACGGGTCTGCCTGGAGCCGGTTTGAGCTCGTGCTCTACACGATCGCACAGGCGCTTGCGGTCGTAGGCGCAGGGATCGCCGCTTTGCGCGTCGTGTCGGATCGACTGTTCTGGTCGCTGCTGACCCTTGCCTGCACGTTCGTGCTCGTATACGACCTGCCGTGGACTTTCACCGTGTGGCAAGGGAACCCTCCGCCGACCGACGGCACAACCGCATCACTATTCCTCGTGATTCTTCCAGCAACGCTGTTTCTCATCCTGATTGCAACGATGACGCGGATGGACGAGCTTGCCTGGCCAGCGCGTCTGAAGTTCATCGTCGGCGGTCTGATCGTGCTCACCGCCGTATTTGTTGCTTACCTAGTGATGTTTGTCCGTCCGCTCTTCAGCGCGTGGGAGTCCGCCGAGGTCACGCACGTGCTGCGGTTGAGCTTGCACGGGAGTATCGGTGTGGGGATGCTCCTGGGCACGGCAGCGACTGTGATGTGGCTAAACGTATCCGCGTGGCGACCATGGGAGAAGCTGTTTGTCGCCGCGTTCACCGTCTACGGATCTACACTCGCGCTTACGCCAATCTACAACGTAGTCGTTCGTCTCGCCCCGTCTCCGTACTCACAGCTTCACGAAACGCTGCTCATGGTCGGTCCGGGACTCGTGTTCGCGGCCGCGGTCGCCCGTCTGGGGGACGGCAGGGACCACGCGCCGCTCATTCGATACGGCCCAACAGGTTACGGGCGTGTGTGGATAGCCACGGTCTTCGCTTGCGGCGCGATTGCCGTAGCGGGGTTCTTGGCCCTGGCAGCGGTCCTTGCGCCCAGCGGATCCTTCGACGAGGCCCTCTATGCGTCTGCCGCCACCATCATGCTCGTCCTTCTCGGCGCATGGCTCATCATGTGCGGGTACGAAGTTGCCGGAATCATGCGGGCGGTCACCGTCGATCGCGTCTCCGGCGCGCACAGTGTCGCGCACTTTCACGAGACGCTCGCCCGCGAGCTCGATCTTTCTCACCGTCACGGCGCCCCTCTGAGTGTCCTCTTCGTTGACATAGATGGTTTTCACCGATACGTGGAGACAAGCGGTGCGGAGTGCGGAGAGCGCTTGTTACGGCAGGTCGCAGAAGCGATACGAGAGGTCATCGGTTCCCTGGACCGGGTTTGCCGCTTAGAAGACGATCTCTTCGCGTGCGTGTTTCCTGGCATCGAGCGAAGGGGAGGGCATCGAATCGCGGAGTCGATCAGGGCCGCTGTCCGCGAGGAGTCTGCGATGACGGTTTCTGTGGGCGTGGCGGTCTTCCCCGAGCATGGATTTGCGACCGCCGAGTTGGTCGATGCGTGCGCATCGGCGCTTCGATGGGCGAAGGTTCACGGAAAAGACAGGGTAGAGTTTTTCTCGGAAGATCAACGCAAGACCGTCGTGCCGTCGAGCGAGGCCGCTGTCCCCGAAGGTCACGCCCACGTCGCTTCGGTCCGATCGCTTGCGGCGGCCGTGGACTCCCGCCATCTTGACACGCGCTACCACTCCCAAGGGGTCGCCGATCTCGCGGTGTTGGTCGCGAGAGATCTAGGGCTCGACGACGAGCGCGTGCGGCTGATTGAGCAAGCGGCGCTGATGCACGATATAGGAAAGATCGGACTGCCCGACGCGATACTCGGCAAGCCGGGTCGATTGACGGCCGAGGAGTATGCTCGCGTACAGGAGCACCCTGTTCTTGGTGAGCGGATTGTTGCCTCCACCGCTCTTGCGCATGTCGCGCCATGGATACGTTCCCACCACGAGAGGTGGGATGGCACGGGCTATCCCGACGGCTTGTCTGGAGGGGCGATTCCGCTGGAGTCGCGAATCATCTCGGCGTGTGACGCGTACGATGTCATAACCTCGCCGAGAGCGTATCGCGCGCGCCTCTCGGCGGATGCGGCGGTGCAAGAGATCGATTTGGGAATGGGCACCCAGTTCGATCCGGTCGTCGGCGAAGCCCTCATCGCGGTGGTCCGTCGAGCCGTACACCCTCCCGAGCCGCGTGGGCGTCATGCCTTTCCAGCGGCGTGA
- a CDS encoding menaquinone biosynthesis decarboxylase gives MALRDLREYIALLESKGQLKRISVEVDPLLEIGEITDRVSKAAGPALLFENPVDRASGRRYGHPVAINLMGGYDRMSWALGVDAGTGTWRDLDAKGRQLMELLPLDMPASMKDKLGVLMGLKDLAGAGAKEIRQGKAPCQQVVLRGGDVDLTKLPVLTTWPGDGGPFITLPIVVTRSLKGRPNLGMYRLQVFDGKTTGMHIHEHHDGAKNLREWTAAGHDRMPVSVALGADPVTIFSATAPVPPMIDEYLFSGILRGEPVEVVKCVTNDLLVPAHAEIVLEGYVPVHEIRLEGPFGDHTGYYSLADQFPVFHIEAITMRGDAIYPTTIVGRPPMEDCFMAKATERIFLPVIRAMMPEVIDYDLPLEGVFHNCAIFQIKKEFAGQAFRVMNFAWSMGQMMFTKYVIVVDEDVDCHDYSQVAWRCFNNVDPSRDILISKGPLDKLDHASNFESFGYKMGIDATKPLPGEGHEREWPEALEMSPAVKARVDAMWDELGLG, from the coding sequence ATGGCTCTGCGAGACCTGCGAGAGTACATTGCACTGCTTGAGTCGAAAGGGCAGCTCAAACGGATTTCAGTCGAGGTCGATCCCTTGCTTGAGATCGGTGAGATCACCGACCGCGTGAGCAAGGCGGCCGGGCCGGCGCTGCTTTTTGAAAACCCCGTCGATCGCGCAAGTGGTCGCCGCTACGGCCATCCGGTCGCAATCAATCTTATGGGTGGTTACGACCGCATGTCCTGGGCGCTTGGGGTCGACGCCGGGACTGGTACGTGGCGCGATCTTGACGCGAAGGGTCGTCAGCTCATGGAGCTCTTGCCCCTTGATATGCCCGCTTCGATGAAGGACAAGCTGGGCGTGCTCATGGGGCTCAAGGACCTCGCGGGGGCGGGCGCCAAGGAGATCAGGCAGGGGAAAGCTCCGTGCCAGCAGGTCGTGCTACGTGGCGGCGATGTTGATCTGACAAAGTTGCCGGTACTTACCACGTGGCCCGGGGACGGCGGCCCGTTCATCACGTTGCCGATCGTGGTGACTCGAAGCCTCAAAGGCCGTCCCAACCTGGGGATGTATCGGTTGCAGGTTTTTGATGGCAAGACAACTGGAATGCACATTCATGAGCACCACGACGGCGCGAAGAACCTGCGCGAGTGGACAGCGGCGGGGCACGATCGCATGCCGGTATCCGTCGCGCTTGGTGCCGACCCCGTCACGATCTTCTCGGCCACCGCTCCCGTGCCGCCCATGATCGACGAGTACCTGTTTAGCGGCATTTTGCGTGGAGAGCCGGTGGAGGTGGTGAAGTGCGTGACTAACGACCTCCTCGTGCCCGCTCACGCAGAGATCGTGCTGGAGGGTTACGTGCCTGTCCACGAGATTCGGCTTGAAGGTCCATTTGGCGACCACACTGGGTACTACTCGCTTGCCGACCAATTCCCCGTGTTCCACATCGAGGCGATCACCATGCGCGGCGACGCAATCTATCCCACGACCATCGTAGGCCGTCCACCAATGGAAGATTGCTTCATGGCCAAGGCGACCGAGAGGATATTTCTTCCGGTCATTCGCGCGATGATGCCCGAGGTGATCGATTATGATCTTCCGCTCGAAGGAGTCTTCCACAACTGCGCGATATTCCAGATCAAGAAGGAGTTTGCTGGCCAGGCATTTCGCGTCATGAACTTCGCCTGGTCGATGGGGCAGATGATGTTCACCAAGTACGTGATAGTGGTCGATGAGGATGTCGATTGCCATGACTACAGCCAAGTCGCGTGGCGCTGCTTTAACAACGTGGATCCGAGTCGTGACATTCTCATAAGCAAAGGGCCGCTCGACAAACTTGATCACGCGAGCAATTTCGAGAGCTTTGGCTACAAAATGGGCATCGACGCTACCAAACCGCTCCCCGGGGAAGGTCACGAGCGAGAGTGGCCAGAGGCGCTCGAGATGTCGCCTGCGGTCAAGGCTCGGGTAGACGCGATGTGGGACGAACTCGGCCTTGGGTAG
- the ubiA gene encoding putative 4-hydroxybenzoate polyprenyltransferase has product MLLELVKFEHSVFALPYAYIGAVYGAAHTAAAWPPVAALGWITVVMVGARAFAFVVNRAVDKEIDARNPRTAGRAVPAGLIKAGELWAFAAVMLAAYLAGVWQLDPIVRVLWPIPLVAFIAYPYMKRFTWACHYWLGLCLGLAPVGGWVALGAPIAHPAPWLFGLAVMVWTAGFDIIYATMDYECDVRDGVHSAPANLGIRKALLMTRALHVLTVVVFVGAGVMVGAGWPYFGAVAVAAVLLAYENSIVSAKDLSRVDAAFFTFNGVIAMVIFAGVLVDRLIA; this is encoded by the coding sequence ATGCTGCTCGAACTCGTCAAGTTCGAGCACTCGGTGTTTGCGCTTCCGTACGCCTATATTGGCGCGGTATACGGCGCGGCACACACCGCGGCGGCATGGCCGCCGGTAGCCGCGCTTGGGTGGATCACCGTAGTGATGGTCGGTGCGCGAGCGTTCGCATTCGTCGTAAACCGGGCGGTTGACAAGGAGATCGACGCGCGCAACCCGCGAACCGCCGGCCGCGCAGTGCCCGCTGGACTTATCAAAGCGGGAGAGTTGTGGGCCTTTGCGGCCGTGATGCTCGCAGCGTATTTGGCAGGGGTCTGGCAGCTCGATCCTATCGTACGCGTGCTTTGGCCCATACCCCTTGTGGCGTTCATCGCGTACCCCTACATGAAGCGTTTCACGTGGGCGTGCCACTACTGGCTTGGGCTATGTCTCGGGCTGGCGCCCGTGGGCGGTTGGGTCGCGCTCGGTGCGCCGATCGCGCACCCCGCACCATGGCTGTTTGGCCTCGCGGTCATGGTGTGGACGGCTGGCTTCGACATCATCTACGCGACGATGGATTACGAGTGTGATGTTCGCGACGGTGTTCACAGCGCGCCGGCAAATCTGGGTATCCGTAAGGCGTTGTTGATGACACGCGCCCTGCACGTGCTCACCGTGGTAGTGTTTGTAGGGGCCGGAGTCATGGTCGGGGCGGGTTGGCCCTACTTCGGCGCGGTCGCCGTGGCGGCGGTCTTGCTCGCATACGAGAATTCGATCGTCTCGGCCAAGGATCTGTCACGAGTGGACGCCGCGTTTTTCACGTTTAACGGTGTGATTGCGATGGTCATCTTTGCGGGAGTGCTTGTCGATCGGCTCATCGCCTGA
- a CDS encoding nitroreductase family protein, translated as MQLFEAIEKRHSVRAFRSDTVPREALEKIMRAAALAPSALNEQPWLFYVTSGETRRRVGEIMAQSTTHLEEYVDLIGPERMSEAVRWYSELGNAPVVIVCAMPKADDPFGRLNKQISVGAAIQNVLLAATAIGLAACNITFAFWVRDELASHLGVPKDHEIVTIIALGYSAEHEPVSPPHKSDIAEYLD; from the coding sequence ATGCAGTTGTTCGAGGCGATAGAGAAGCGGCACTCCGTACGCGCTTTTAGGTCCGACACGGTACCGCGTGAGGCGCTCGAGAAGATCATGCGGGCCGCCGCTCTCGCTCCGTCAGCTCTCAACGAGCAGCCGTGGCTCTTCTATGTGACTAGTGGCGAGACGCGCCGGCGGGTAGGCGAGATCATGGCGCAGTCGACCACTCATCTTGAGGAGTACGTAGACTTGATCGGACCCGAACGGATGTCAGAAGCGGTCCGGTGGTACTCAGAGCTCGGTAACGCTCCAGTCGTCATAGTGTGCGCGATGCCCAAAGCCGACGATCCGTTTGGACGACTCAACAAGCAGATATCTGTGGGTGCCGCGATTCAAAACGTCCTGCTCGCGGCGACAGCCATCGGGCTTGCCGCGTGCAACATCACGTTCGCATTTTGGGTGCGCGACGAGCTTGCTTCACACCTTGGCGTGCCGAAAGACCACGAGATCGTCACGATCATCGCACTCGGGTACAGCGCTGAACACGAGCCTGTATCGCCTCCGCACAAGAGCGACATCGCCGAGTATCTCGACTGA
- a CDS encoding HAD-IA family hydrolase: MVRAVFFDVGNTLLFPYPSVAEVCREVFADAGHDRERTDIEGLMPLVDEYYEDAYGRDDTFWADENRTAEVWIGMYSLLARKLGIQDEAVAAALADRIYREFGNPARWMPYADVASAFERLRARGVGIGIISNWDSRLESILAELGLGRMIDVVVSSAAVGLHKPDPRIFEHACEALGVLPHEAVHVGDHHYADIIGASAAGLRPVLIDRHGIDRHGSALATLDLLEYSLGWVDVPAELPV; this comes from the coding sequence ATGGTCCGCGCAGTCTTCTTTGATGTTGGCAACACCTTGCTCTTTCCGTACCCGAGCGTGGCCGAGGTGTGCCGCGAGGTTTTCGCCGACGCTGGTCACGACCGGGAGCGTACCGACATCGAGGGATTGATGCCTCTCGTCGACGAGTACTACGAGGACGCGTACGGACGCGACGACACGTTCTGGGCCGATGAGAATCGAACCGCTGAGGTGTGGATCGGGATGTATTCACTCCTCGCGCGAAAACTCGGGATACAAGATGAGGCCGTGGCGGCCGCCCTCGCGGATCGGATATATCGTGAGTTCGGGAATCCTGCTAGGTGGATGCCGTATGCCGATGTTGCGTCGGCGTTTGAGCGCCTACGCGCGCGCGGTGTTGGCATCGGCATCATCTCAAACTGGGACAGCAGACTTGAGTCGATACTTGCGGAACTGGGTCTTGGGCGGATGATCGACGTGGTGGTCTCATCGGCGGCTGTTGGACTGCACAAACCCGATCCGCGCATCTTCGAGCACGCGTGTGAGGCACTTGGTGTCCTGCCCCACGAGGCTGTTCATGTCGGCGACCACCACTACGCCGACATTATCGGGGCGAGTGCGGCAGGCTTGCGACCGGTCCTCATCGACCGTCACGGCATCGACCGTCACGGCAGCGCGCTTGCGACGCTCGATCTGCTCGAGTACTCGCTGGGTTGGGTGGATGTACCTGCCGAACTGCCGGTATAG
- a CDS encoding glycosyltransferase, giving the protein MPRRQRVLVLSASFGGGHWSAARAVQEYLATHHGDSVEVKVIDFFEEFVPSLNVLAKFAYQQSIQFLPVAYGTFFDLSNKLPANPVVHELRIMGLARAAEFIDSWDPDAVVSTFPVAGGVVADLKETRPIVSATVITDFGAHRTWLHPATDLYFVACSEVRDDLVARGIAHERVVVSGIPIRERFAEQAGKSAARASLGLAEEFTVMLAPIAGGTSDAVSLASALKDLGVQVLAVAGSSERLKKRLDAVARGGSRVRVFGYVEDINRVMQAADILVGKAGGLTVSEALALKLPLLIYNPVPGQELYNVDFLVNYGAGLMCRDEDDVVEKVRFMATHPQRLQQMEDNAGALGKPAASQTICERVLAEVRTETK; this is encoded by the coding sequence GTGCCTCGTCGACAACGCGTACTTGTGCTGAGCGCCTCTTTTGGAGGAGGTCACTGGTCCGCCGCGCGGGCGGTACAGGAGTATCTCGCTACGCATCATGGTGACTCCGTCGAGGTGAAGGTCATCGATTTTTTCGAGGAGTTTGTGCCGAGCCTGAACGTGCTCGCGAAATTCGCGTACCAGCAGTCCATCCAGTTCCTGCCAGTGGCATACGGAACTTTTTTCGATCTGTCGAACAAACTTCCGGCAAACCCTGTTGTCCACGAACTGCGTATCATGGGACTTGCCCGCGCCGCCGAGTTCATTGACTCGTGGGATCCCGACGCGGTGGTGTCTACGTTCCCGGTCGCCGGAGGTGTGGTGGCCGATTTGAAGGAGACCAGGCCGATCGTGTCCGCGACGGTCATCACGGATTTTGGAGCTCATCGCACGTGGCTTCACCCGGCGACCGACCTCTACTTTGTGGCCTGTTCCGAGGTGCGCGATGACCTCGTTGCCCGGGGCATCGCGCACGAGCGGGTTGTCGTGTCAGGAATACCGATTAGGGAGCGCTTCGCCGAACAGGCTGGCAAGAGCGCCGCGCGAGCGTCGCTTGGCTTAGCCGAGGAATTCACTGTGATGCTCGCTCCCATAGCGGGGGGAACATCAGACGCGGTATCCCTCGCGTCTGCACTTAAGGATCTGGGGGTTCAGGTACTCGCGGTGGCCGGATCCAGTGAGCGCCTGAAGAAACGCCTCGATGCCGTCGCCAGAGGCGGCAGCCGCGTTCGAGTGTTCGGCTACGTGGAAGATATCAACAGAGTCATGCAAGCCGCCGATATACTGGTTGGAAAGGCGGGTGGGCTCACGGTTTCCGAAGCGCTCGCGTTGAAGCTTCCGTTACTGATATACAATCCAGTTCCAGGGCAGGAACTCTACAATGTTGACTTCCTCGTTAACTACGGCGCTGGCCTGATGTGCCGAGACGAAGACGACGTGGTCGAGAAGGTACGTTTCATGGCAACACACCCGCAACGTCTGCAGCAGATGGAAGACAACGCCGGGGCGCTCGGCAAACCAGCGGCGTCCCAAACGATCTGTGAGCGGGTTCTCGCGGAAGTGCGGACAGAGACAAAGTGA
- a CDS encoding type II toxin-antitoxin system HicB family antitoxin, whose translation MAKINISLPDHLLKELDAIAVELHGSRSGFVAEATARYVATLTEERTRAERQKRIDRALEQAAALGEKFGSFDAMASVREDRDRDERVGADT comes from the coding sequence ATGGCCAAGATCAACATCAGTCTTCCTGACCACCTGCTCAAAGAGCTCGACGCCATCGCCGTCGAGCTGCATGGATCCCGGAGCGGCTTCGTTGCCGAGGCAACCGCACGGTACGTGGCGACGTTGACCGAGGAGCGAACTCGGGCCGAGCGACAGAAGCGCATCGATCGGGCACTGGAGCAGGCAGCGGCTCTTGGGGAGAAGTTCGGCTCATTCGATGCGATGGCATCAGTCCGGGAAGACCGCGACCGGGACGAGCGCGTGGGTGCCGACACGTGA
- a CDS encoding 2-oxoacid:ferredoxin oxidoreductase subunit beta (catalyzes the coenzyme A dependent formation of succinyl-CoA from 2-oxoglutarate and ferredoxin): protein MPEVKEYASPNKPTWCPGCGNYGMWEALKRALAQLEMDFTDYSIVWGIGCHGNGADFTVTAGFHALHGRALPVASALSLVRPDLKVIVEMGDGDGYGLGMGHFAHALRRNVDLTCIAHNNQVYGLTTGQASPTTEHLIKTVSTPSGVLEQPANPIGLALSQGAPFVARGFAGDIPHLTELYRKALSYPGFALVDVFQPCVTWNKLNTFSWFRERVYKLEESGHDASDRVAALTLAMSAFDEMTCAPDECQIPIGIFYFDADVPSYNAGVPAASTSAWKRAERPRDIAAVIDTLR from the coding sequence ATGCCTGAGGTCAAGGAGTACGCGTCGCCCAACAAACCTACGTGGTGCCCGGGTTGTGGCAACTACGGCATGTGGGAGGCGCTCAAGCGAGCTCTCGCTCAACTTGAGATGGACTTCACCGACTACTCGATTGTGTGGGGGATCGGGTGCCACGGCAATGGCGCCGATTTCACCGTGACAGCTGGCTTCCACGCGCTGCACGGACGAGCACTGCCGGTCGCCTCTGCGCTCTCGCTTGTTCGACCGGATCTCAAGGTCATCGTCGAGATGGGTGACGGAGATGGGTACGGGCTCGGGATGGGGCACTTCGCGCACGCTCTGCGGCGCAACGTAGACCTGACCTGCATCGCTCACAACAACCAAGTGTACGGCCTCACGACCGGGCAGGCGTCCCCAACTACCGAACACCTGATCAAGACCGTCTCCACTCCCTCGGGCGTTCTCGAACAACCCGCGAACCCGATAGGACTCGCGCTCTCGCAGGGCGCGCCGTTCGTGGCCCGCGGGTTTGCAGGTGACATTCCTCACCTCACAGAGCTCTACCGCAAAGCACTCAGCTACCCCGGCTTCGCCCTCGTCGACGTGTTTCAGCCATGCGTGACGTGGAACAAGCTGAACACCTTCAGCTGGTTCCGGGAGCGTGTTTACAAGCTCGAAGAGAGCGGCCACGACGCCTCTGATCGCGTCGCCGCTCTCACGCTTGCGATGTCTGCGTTCGACGAGATGACGTGCGCGCCCGACGAGTGCCAAATACCGATCGGCATCTTTTACTTCGACGCGGATGTGCCGAGCTACAACGCTGGAGTGCCCGCCGCGAGTACATCCGCATGGAAGCGTGCCGAAAGACCACGCGACATCGCTGCTGTCATCGACACGTTGCGGTAA
- a CDS encoding type II toxin-antitoxin system VapC family toxin — translation MSAFVVVDSSVAFKWFAQAAEEGVDPARALLGRHRAETITLAAPTLLRLEVLNGFWKRKATSADLAMIAATLDDFALAWFDLTVELSSHAAHVAAEHRLTVYDSVFVALALQLDCELITEDREVIRTGACQLLSLGG, via the coding sequence GTGAGCGCCTTCGTGGTGGTCGACTCTTCGGTTGCCTTCAAGTGGTTCGCTCAGGCCGCCGAGGAGGGGGTTGACCCCGCCCGAGCTCTGCTCGGTCGGCATCGGGCAGAGACGATCACGCTGGCTGCGCCCACCCTCCTGCGCCTCGAAGTACTCAACGGGTTCTGGAAGCGCAAAGCCACTTCGGCCGATCTCGCGATGATTGCCGCTACGCTCGATGACTTCGCCCTTGCGTGGTTCGATCTGACGGTCGAGCTTTCGTCGCATGCGGCGCACGTCGCCGCCGAGCATCGCCTCACCGTCTACGACTCAGTGTTCGTCGCTCTCGCGCTGCAACTCGACTGCGAACTCATCACCGAAGACCGTGAGGTCATCCGCACAGGAGCGTGCCAGCTGCTGTCACTCGGCGGGTAG
- a CDS encoding pyridoxal phosphate-dependent aminotransferase family protein, with the protein MSDSVIALSDGINARVDAFVERRDALKDADRYFYLQATTGRTNHRVRMVDGREMVQLASYSYLGLIGHPRIEAAAREAIDTYGTGAGGVRLLTGTTDLHERLEARIARFCAREDACVYSSGYVTNIAIITGLTGPGDLVLMDKLDHASIVDGCLLSGAKWRTYRHNDMAHLEKLLADSAGEYNTVLVVADSVFSMDGDIMDLPATRALCDRYGARLMVDEAHSIGSLGATGHGIEEHFGMVGSIDLKMGTLSKSIPSVGGYLAGASDLVDYQRHMSRPFIFSAALPPAQTAAALAAFDVIEDEPERVARLHDVTRRYSVGLKAQGWNTMDSETCVVPVLVGDEAQTMDLTRMLFDRGVFVCPIVHPAVPRGMDRLRTCLMATHTDEDIRHSLDAFAEAGSALGLIA; encoded by the coding sequence ATGTCGGACTCCGTGATCGCGCTCAGCGACGGCATCAACGCCCGAGTAGACGCGTTTGTTGAGCGTCGTGATGCGCTCAAGGACGCCGATCGTTACTTCTATCTGCAGGCGACGACCGGACGCACCAATCATCGGGTGCGGATGGTGGACGGTCGCGAGATGGTCCAGCTCGCCTCGTACAGCTACCTCGGGCTGATCGGACATCCGCGTATTGAGGCCGCCGCCAGGGAGGCGATCGATACCTACGGCACGGGGGCTGGCGGTGTGCGCCTGCTGACAGGCACGACTGATCTTCACGAGCGGCTCGAAGCGCGCATCGCCCGGTTCTGCGCCCGTGAGGACGCGTGCGTCTACTCGAGCGGTTACGTAACAAACATTGCGATCATCACGGGACTCACCGGCCCCGGAGACCTCGTGCTGATGGACAAGCTCGATCACGCCAGCATCGTTGACGGATGCCTGCTCTCGGGTGCGAAGTGGCGCACCTATCGTCACAACGACATGGCGCACCTTGAGAAGTTGCTTGCGGACTCCGCCGGCGAGTACAACACGGTTCTCGTCGTTGCGGATTCGGTCTTCTCGATGGACGGCGACATCATGGACTTGCCTGCCACACGGGCGCTGTGTGATCGCTACGGTGCTCGCCTTATGGTTGATGAGGCCCACTCGATCGGATCACTCGGAGCTACCGGTCACGGTATCGAGGAACACTTCGGCATGGTGGGCTCGATCGACCTCAAGATGGGCACACTGTCCAAGTCGATCCCGAGTGTTGGAGGCTACCTTGCTGGCGCATCAGATCTGGTGGACTACCAGCGCCACATGTCTCGGCCTTTCATCTTCTCGGCGGCCCTTCCGCCTGCGCAAACCGCCGCCGCACTTGCAGCGTTCGACGTCATAGAGGATGAACCCGAGCGCGTTGCGCGACTTCATGACGTGACGCGTCGCTACAGCGTCGGCCTGAAAGCGCAAGGCTGGAACACGATGGATTCCGAGACGTGCGTGGTGCCGGTTTTGGTTGGCGATGAGGCGCAAACGATGGATCTGACCCGGATGCTTTTCGACAGAGGGGTGTTCGTGTGCCCCATCGTCCATCCGGCTGTCCCGCGCGGGATGGATCGCTTGCGTACGTGCTTGATGGCGACGCACACGGATGAGGACATCAGACATTCGCTCGACGCGTTTGCAGAGGCTGGCTCAGCACTCGGTCTGATCGCGTGA
- a CDS encoding UbiX family flavin prenyltransferase: protein MGRYTVAITGASGSVYGLRAVERLLEQGHEVTFLMTEAGREVTAYETGFELPAEDAGTALARFLELPSAALLRVASCEDLFDPIASGSYRVDGMLVIPASMGFCAAIASGIASNLAERAADVMLKERRPLVLVPRETPFSLVHLRNLTVLTEAGAIVAPASPGFYHRPETLDDQVNFVVGKVFDVLGIEHKLFDRWGG from the coding sequence ATGGGTCGGTATACGGTGGCGATCACGGGGGCATCAGGTAGTGTGTACGGTCTTCGTGCTGTCGAGCGACTGCTCGAACAGGGCCATGAGGTCACGTTTCTTATGACCGAAGCGGGCCGGGAGGTCACCGCTTACGAGACGGGTTTCGAGCTGCCGGCTGAGGACGCGGGCACGGCTCTGGCACGCTTTCTTGAGCTGCCGTCTGCGGCACTGCTACGGGTAGCGAGCTGCGAGGACTTGTTCGACCCGATCGCGTCGGGTTCTTACCGGGTTGACGGGATGTTGGTCATTCCTGCATCGATGGGTTTCTGCGCGGCGATTGCCTCGGGAATTGCTTCGAATCTTGCCGAACGGGCCGCCGATGTCATGCTCAAGGAACGCCGCCCTCTGGTTCTTGTGCCGCGTGAGACACCATTCTCGCTCGTGCATCTGCGAAACCTTACCGTGCTGACGGAAGCTGGCGCGATCGTCGCGCCCGCTTCACCGGGGTTCTATCATCGGCCTGAGACCCTCGACGATCAGGTGAATTTTGTTGTCGGCAAAGTGTTCGACGTGCTTGGCATCGAACATAAGCTGTTCGATCGTTGGGGTGGATGA